Proteins co-encoded in one Actinomadura luteofluorescens genomic window:
- a CDS encoding VIT1/CCC1 transporter family protein, with protein MSETGEKHGVRPEQHHQHRDVTGGWLRPAVFGAMDGLVSNFALIAGVAGGQATQKVVLLAGLAGLAAGAFSMAAGEYISVASQSELAQAEIEVERLELARHPVAEQRELAEVFEARGVDPETAAEVARQLSRDPDEALEVHTREELGVTLGDLPSPLLAAGSSFLSFAVGALLPVLPYLLGATSLWPAAGIAALGLFSAGALVSRITARAWWFGGSRQLLFGAAAALITYGFGALIGSNGL; from the coding sequence GTGTCCGAAACAGGCGAGAAGCACGGCGTGCGGCCGGAGCAGCACCACCAGCACCGGGACGTCACCGGCGGCTGGCTGCGGCCGGCGGTGTTCGGCGCGATGGACGGGCTGGTCTCCAACTTCGCTCTGATCGCCGGGGTCGCGGGCGGCCAGGCGACCCAGAAGGTCGTGCTGCTGGCGGGCCTCGCGGGCCTGGCGGCGGGCGCGTTCTCGATGGCGGCGGGGGAGTACATCTCGGTCGCCTCGCAGTCGGAGCTGGCGCAGGCGGAGATCGAGGTGGAGCGGCTGGAGCTGGCCCGCCACCCGGTGGCCGAGCAGCGGGAGCTGGCCGAGGTCTTCGAGGCGCGCGGCGTCGACCCCGAGACGGCCGCCGAGGTCGCGCGGCAGCTGTCCCGCGACCCCGACGAGGCCCTGGAGGTCCACACCCGGGAGGAGCTCGGGGTGACGCTCGGCGACCTGCCCTCGCCGCTCCTGGCGGCGGGCTCGTCGTTCCTGTCGTTCGCGGTCGGCGCGCTGCTGCCGGTGCTGCCGTACCTGCTGGGCGCGACCAGCCTGTGGCCCGCGGCGGGCATCGCGGCGCTCGGGCTCTTCAGCGCCGGGGCACTGGTGTCGCGGATCACGGCCCGCGCGTGGTGGTTCGGCGGTTCGCGGCAGCTGCTGTTCGGCGCCGCCGCGGCGTTGATCACCTATGGCTTCGGCGCGCTGATCGGCAGTAACGGGCTGTAG